The following proteins are encoded in a genomic region of Cataglyphis hispanica isolate Lineage 1 chromosome 9, ULB_Chis1_1.0, whole genome shotgun sequence:
- the LOC126852122 gene encoding serine protease inhibitor 1-like encodes MARLVVALFFLFFMVCVYGYPSNPQCGFNEEWNDCAVDISCEPKCGENAPKICPAICVSRCQCLAGYKRNLITGLCVSGNC; translated from the exons aTGGCACGGCTAGTTGTGGCTTtgttcttccttttctttatGGTCTGCGTCT ACGGTTATCCTTCAAATCCTCAATGCGGTTTTAATGAGGAATGGAATGACTGTGCAGTAGACATATCTTGTGAACCTAAATGCGGTGAAAATGCTCCGAAAATATGTCCTGCG atttgcgTTTCTCGTTGCCAATGCTTAGCAGGATACAAGAGAAATCTAATTACCGGTCTTTGTGTTTCTGggaattgttaa